Proteins encoded in a region of the Streptomyces akebiae genome:
- a CDS encoding ABC transporter permease: MSAVTGTARVAPSGNPFIRSVRDSLVVAKRNLIRMSRIPEMVIFGLIQPIMFVVLFTYVFGGSMNIGGTTDPDVYTEFLMAGIFAQTVTFATAGAGAGIADDMHKGLIDRFRSLPMARGAVLTGRTLADLVQTALTLAVLAVVALLVGWRTHTTAGEVLGAFGLLLLLGYAFTWVGALIGLSVRTPEAATSGGLIWLFPVTFISNAFVDSSRMTPWLQHIADWNPFSATVQACRELFGNPGVSPSDAWPMQHPVWASLIYSVLIIVIFRTLSVRKYRSAAA, translated from the coding sequence GTGAGCGCCGTCACCGGAACCGCGCGCGTCGCACCGTCGGGCAACCCGTTCATCCGGTCCGTCCGGGACTCGTTGGTCGTCGCCAAGCGCAATCTGATTCGTATGTCCCGAATCCCGGAAATGGTAATTTTCGGGCTGATTCAACCCATCATGTTCGTGGTGCTGTTCACCTATGTCTTCGGTGGCTCCATGAACATCGGCGGGACCACGGACCCGGACGTCTACACCGAGTTCCTGATGGCCGGCATCTTCGCGCAGACCGTCACCTTCGCCACCGCCGGTGCCGGAGCCGGTATCGCCGACGACATGCACAAGGGGCTCATCGACCGCTTCCGCTCGCTGCCCATGGCGCGCGGTGCCGTGCTCACCGGGCGGACCCTCGCGGACCTCGTCCAGACCGCCCTCACCCTGGCCGTGCTGGCCGTGGTCGCCCTGCTCGTCGGCTGGCGCACCCACACCACCGCGGGCGAGGTGCTCGGCGCTTTCGGTCTGCTGCTCCTGCTCGGATACGCCTTCACCTGGGTCGGCGCACTGATCGGGCTCTCCGTGCGCACCCCCGAGGCGGCCACCTCCGGCGGGCTGATCTGGCTCTTCCCGGTCACCTTCATCTCGAACGCGTTCGTGGACTCCAGCAGGATGACGCCCTGGCTCCAGCACATCGCCGACTGGAACCCGTTCAGCGCCACCGTCCAGGCCTGTCGTGAGCTCTTCGGCAACCCGGGGGTGTCGCCGTCGGACGCCTGGCCCATGCAGCACCCGGTGTGGGCCTCGCTGATCTACTCGGTCCTCATCATCGTCATATTCCGCACCCTGTCCGTGCGGAAGTACCGCTCGGCGGCGGCATGA
- a CDS encoding ATP-binding cassette domain-containing protein translates to MPGAIHAEGLVKTFGDVRALDGVDLDVPEGTVLGLLGPNGAGKTTTVRCLTTLLRPDSGRAVVAGIDVLKDPDAVRRSVGLSGQFAAVDEYLTGRENLQMVGQLYQMRARDAKVRAGELLEQFHLADAADRPAKTYSGGMRRRLDLAAALVVSPPVMFMDEPTTGLDPRNRQQLWDVIKQLVSGGTTLLLTTQYLEEADHLAHDIAVVDHGRVIARGTSDQLKARTGGERVEVVVHERERIPAAVEVLTGFGKGATTVEEHTRKLTVPVTGGAKLLAEVIRELDGRGIEIDDIGLRRPTLDDVFLSLTGHVAEVKDEAEAAGQEEAAEAKGRGRRKEGSK, encoded by the coding sequence ATGCCAGGCGCCATCCATGCCGAAGGCCTGGTGAAGACCTTCGGTGATGTAAGAGCCCTCGACGGCGTCGACCTCGACGTCCCCGAGGGCACCGTTCTGGGTCTGCTCGGGCCGAACGGCGCGGGCAAGACGACCACCGTCCGCTGCCTCACCACTCTGCTGCGGCCCGACAGCGGCAGGGCCGTGGTCGCCGGCATCGACGTGCTGAAGGACCCCGACGCCGTGCGGCGCTCGGTCGGCCTCTCCGGCCAGTTCGCCGCGGTCGACGAGTATCTGACGGGCCGTGAGAACCTGCAGATGGTCGGCCAGCTCTACCAGATGCGGGCCAGGGACGCGAAGGTCCGCGCGGGGGAGCTGCTGGAGCAGTTCCACCTCGCCGACGCCGCCGACCGCCCGGCCAAGACGTACTCCGGCGGAATGCGCCGCCGGCTCGACCTCGCCGCCGCGCTGGTGGTGTCGCCGCCGGTGATGTTCATGGACGAGCCGACCACCGGACTCGATCCGCGCAACCGCCAGCAGCTGTGGGACGTGATCAAGCAGTTGGTCTCCGGCGGTACGACCCTGCTGCTCACCACCCAGTACCTGGAGGAGGCCGACCACCTCGCGCACGACATCGCCGTCGTCGACCACGGCCGCGTCATCGCCCGCGGCACCTCCGACCAGCTCAAGGCCCGCACCGGCGGTGAGCGCGTCGAGGTCGTCGTGCACGAGCGCGAGCGCATCCCGGCCGCAGTCGAGGTGCTGACCGGCTTCGGCAAGGGCGCGACCACCGTCGAGGAGCACACACGCAAACTCACCGTGCCCGTCACCGGCGGCGCCAAGCTCCTCGCCGAGGTCATCCGGGAACTGGACGGCAGAGGCATCGAGATCGACGACATCGGCCTGCGCCGCCCCACCCTGGACGACGTGTTCCTCTCCCTGACGGGACACGTCGCCGAGGTGAAGGACGAGGCCGAGGCCGCGGGGCAAGAGGAGGCGGCCGAGGCGAAAGGGCGCGGCCGCAGGAAGGAGGGGTCCAAGTGA
- the ilvA gene encoding threonine ammonia-lyase: MSYSTADSFPVVTLDDVRGAQKMLTGVSRVTAMEGSRHLSQLVGAPVHLKCENLQRTGSFKLRGAYVRIAGLLPEERAAGVVAASAGNHAQGVALASSLLGVRSTVFMPKGAPLPKISATEEYGAEVRLHGTVVDETLAAAQEYAAGTGAVFIHPFDHHDVIAGQGTVGLEILEQCPEVRTIVVGVGGGGLAAGIAVAVKALRPDVRVIGVQAEGAAAYPPSLAAGLPVAVENPATMADGIKVGRPGDVPFRIVAELVDEIRTVSEYDLSSALLLCLERAKLVVEPAGASPVAALLRDPKAFEGPVVAVLSGGNVDPLLMQRILRHGMAAGGRYLQVRLRLTDRPGALATLLGVLSAVDANVLDVSHVRTDPRLGLTEVEVELHLETRGPKHCAEVNSALREAGYIVID, translated from the coding sequence ATGAGCTACAGCACGGCTGACTCCTTTCCGGTGGTGACGCTCGACGACGTGCGAGGCGCCCAGAAGATGCTTACCGGCGTCTCACGTGTCACCGCGATGGAGGGCAGCAGGCATTTGTCGCAGCTCGTCGGCGCGCCGGTGCACCTCAAGTGCGAGAACCTCCAGCGGACGGGCTCGTTCAAACTGCGCGGCGCGTACGTCCGGATCGCCGGGCTGCTGCCCGAGGAGCGCGCCGCCGGTGTCGTCGCCGCGAGCGCGGGCAACCACGCCCAGGGGGTCGCCCTCGCCTCCTCCCTGCTCGGGGTGCGCTCCACGGTCTTCATGCCGAAGGGCGCCCCGCTGCCGAAGATCAGCGCGACCGAGGAGTACGGCGCCGAGGTGCGGCTGCACGGCACGGTGGTCGACGAGACGCTGGCCGCGGCCCAGGAGTACGCGGCCGGAACCGGCGCGGTGTTCATCCACCCGTTCGACCACCACGACGTCATCGCGGGTCAGGGCACGGTCGGCCTGGAGATCCTGGAGCAGTGCCCGGAGGTGCGCACGATCGTCGTCGGGGTCGGCGGCGGAGGGCTCGCGGCGGGCATCGCGGTCGCGGTGAAGGCGCTGCGGCCGGACGTGCGGGTCATCGGCGTCCAGGCGGAGGGCGCCGCCGCGTATCCGCCGTCGCTGGCCGCCGGACTGCCCGTGGCGGTGGAGAACCCGGCGACGATGGCCGACGGCATCAAGGTCGGACGGCCCGGCGACGTGCCGTTCCGCATCGTCGCCGAACTGGTGGACGAGATCCGCACGGTCTCGGAGTACGACCTCTCCAGCGCCCTGCTGCTCTGCCTGGAGCGGGCGAAGCTGGTCGTGGAGCCGGCGGGCGCCAGCCCGGTCGCCGCCCTGCTGCGCGACCCGAAGGCCTTCGAGGGGCCGGTCGTCGCGGTGCTCTCCGGCGGCAACGTCGACCCGCTGCTGATGCAGCGCATCCTGCGGCACGGCATGGCCGCCGGTGGCCGCTACCTCCAGGTACGCCTCCGCCTCACCGACCGCCCCGGCGCCCTCGCGACACTTCTGGGGGTGTTGTCAGCGGTCGACGCTAATGTCCTGGACGTGAGCCACGTACGGACCGACCCCCGGCTCGGGCTCACGGAGGTGGAGGTCGAACTGCACCTGGAGACGAGGGGTCCGAAGCACTGCGCCGAGGTCAACTCCGCCCTGCGCGAGGCGGGTTACATCGTCATCGACTGA
- a CDS encoding MarR family winged helix-turn-helix transcriptional regulator: MSMDMTTAGDNGLLDTLQHEVAVFARRAEQTRLGGVGQVRNSMDRAAYLLLNRLDKEGPMGVKALAASMGIDSSTVTRQVAPLVDTGLVKRTSHPEDGRAVVLQLSPRGLARLEEVRSSRRQLMAELTQDWAPEEREAFCSLLTRFNTALSTRMAAAPEAPSPS; the protein is encoded by the coding sequence ATGTCGATGGACATGACGACCGCCGGTGACAACGGTCTCCTCGACACGCTGCAGCACGAGGTCGCGGTGTTCGCACGCCGTGCCGAACAGACCCGGCTCGGCGGCGTCGGGCAGGTGCGCAACTCCATGGACCGTGCCGCGTACCTGCTGCTCAACCGCCTCGACAAGGAAGGCCCGATGGGCGTCAAGGCACTCGCGGCGAGCATGGGGATCGACTCCTCGACGGTCACCCGGCAGGTGGCGCCGCTCGTGGACACGGGACTCGTCAAGCGCACCTCGCACCCGGAGGACGGCCGGGCGGTGGTGCTCCAGCTGTCGCCCCGTGGGCTCGCCCGCCTTGAGGAGGTACGTTCCTCCAGGCGCCAGTTGATGGCCGAACTCACCCAGGACTGGGCCCCCGAGGAGCGCGAGGCGTTCTGCTCCCTCCTGACCCGTTTCAACACGGCGCTCTCGACCCGCATGGCGGCGGCGCCGGAGGCACCGTCGCCCTCCTGA
- a CDS encoding sigma factor-like helix-turn-helix DNA-binding protein, whose protein sequence is MRDRHVVQGARRAREFEAFVAGAAGRLLQTATLFTAEAPDDNPRARRLLTQALAHTYATWDRLRGEDPYDRTRQQLAVRFARTAWHHHALFRHARVGVLGVLSPQERLILVLRLYEGVAEEQTAALLGLPAERVRTICLRAMATVLHPPREVASQQVVEVLPS, encoded by the coding sequence GTGCGAGATCGGCATGTGGTGCAAGGTGCCCGCCGGGCCCGGGAGTTCGAGGCGTTCGTCGCGGGTGCGGCGGGGCGGCTGTTGCAGACCGCAACCCTGTTCACGGCGGAGGCGCCGGACGACAACCCGCGCGCGCGGCGACTGCTGACGCAGGCCCTCGCCCACACGTACGCCACGTGGGACCGGCTGCGCGGTGAGGACCCCTACGACCGGACCCGACAGCAGTTGGCCGTCCGTTTCGCGCGCACGGCGTGGCACCATCACGCGCTCTTCCGCCACGCGCGCGTGGGTGTCCTGGGCGTTCTCAGCCCCCAGGAGCGGCTGATCCTGGTCCTGCGGCTCTATGAAGGGGTCGCCGAGGAACAGACGGCGGCGCTCCTGGGGCTGCCCGCCGAGCGGGTACGGACGATCTGTCTGCGCGCGATGGCGACCGTCCTGCATCCCCCGCGCGAGGTCGCCTCCCAGCAGGTGGTGGAGGTGCTGCCGTCATGA
- a CDS encoding cystathionine gamma-synthase: MSDTHTSQHFETLAIHAGNTADPLTGAVVPPIYQVSTFKQDGVGGLRGGYEYSRSANPTRTALEENLAALEGGRRGLAFASGLAAEDCLLRTLLSPGDHVVIPDDAYGGTFRLFAKVVSRWGVDWSVADTSDPAAVRAAITPKTKVVWVETPSNPLLGITDIPAVAQVAREAGAKLVVDNTFATPYLQQPLGLGADVVVHSLTKYMGGHSDVVGGALIVGDQELGEELAYHQNAMGAVAGPFDSWLVLRGTKTLAVRMDRHSENATKVADMLTRHPRVAGVYYPGLPEHPGHEVAAKQMKAFGGMVSFRVTGGEEAALEVCNRAKVFTLGESLGGVESLIEHPGRMTHASAAGSALEVPADLVRLSVGIENVDDLLADLQQALG, translated from the coding sequence ATGAGCGACACCCACACCAGCCAACACTTCGAGACCCTCGCGATCCACGCGGGCAACACCGCGGATCCCCTCACCGGCGCCGTCGTCCCGCCGATCTACCAGGTCTCGACCTTCAAGCAGGACGGCGTAGGAGGCCTGCGCGGCGGCTACGAGTACAGCCGCAGCGCCAACCCCACCCGCACCGCGCTGGAGGAGAACCTCGCGGCCCTGGAGGGCGGGCGCCGCGGCCTCGCCTTCGCGTCCGGGCTGGCCGCCGAGGACTGCCTGCTGCGTACGCTGCTCAGCCCCGGCGACCACGTGGTCATCCCCGACGACGCGTACGGCGGCACGTTCCGTCTCTTCGCGAAGGTCGTCTCCCGGTGGGGCGTGGACTGGTCGGTGGCCGACACCTCCGACCCCGCCGCCGTCCGCGCCGCCATCACCCCCAAGACCAAGGTCGTCTGGGTGGAGACCCCCTCCAACCCGCTGCTCGGGATCACCGACATCCCGGCCGTCGCCCAGGTCGCCCGCGAGGCCGGCGCGAAGCTGGTCGTCGACAACACCTTCGCCACCCCCTACCTCCAGCAGCCGCTCGGGCTCGGCGCGGACGTCGTCGTGCACTCGCTCACCAAGTACATGGGCGGCCACTCCGACGTCGTCGGCGGCGCCCTGATCGTCGGCGACCAGGAGCTGGGCGAGGAACTGGCCTACCACCAGAACGCCATGGGCGCGGTCGCCGGGCCCTTCGACTCCTGGCTGGTGCTGCGCGGAACCAAGACGCTCGCCGTCCGCATGGACCGGCACAGCGAGAACGCCACCAAGGTCGCCGACATGCTGACCCGGCACCCGCGCGTGGCCGGCGTCTACTACCCCGGCCTGCCCGAGCATCCCGGGCACGAGGTCGCCGCCAAGCAGATGAAGGCCTTCGGCGGCATGGTGTCGTTCCGGGTCACCGGCGGTGAGGAGGCGGCTCTGGAGGTCTGCAACCGCGCCAAGGTGTTCACCCTCGGCGAGTCCCTGGGCGGCGTCGAATCCCTGATCGAGCACCCGGGCCGCATGACACACGCCTCGGCGGCCGGTTCGGCCCTGGAGGTGCCGGCCGACCTCGTCCGCCTCTCCGTGGGCATCGAGAACGTCGACGACCTCCTGGCGGACCTCCAGCAGGCGCTGGGCTGA
- a CDS encoding M48 family metalloprotease → MGATLRALRALVLLAGFYLLGVILLAVLAGADYLLYLHAPSGVAAKLYVVSVLLAIPLVRGLFMLRTPKGEELPGLPVTEADEPELWRTVRELADKVGTRAPSRIVLTADVNAAVSEDARLLGLLPGPRRLYLGVPLLQGLTEAQLRAVLAHELGHYSNSDTRLAALTVRGRAQVLRTVRHFEERADRTAGRERARQEKKNARAVAKGKKTREIDTGHAGVTYRAMAKIYIGYAKLYMRATLAGSRRQEYAADLASVRVAGRDATASALREIPALDAAFGFYMNSYATLGAEARLMPPRGEFIGGYGRMLSARQLELVGLRTDLPTEPASPYDSHPPIADRVERIEALPADGRADEARGAALGLLADPDRTLAALEDAVLTEDVLRFRRTGDWQELLAGSMVANFASLDTPLHRALAMYTKDHPTLAALLKVIDDGQLWQLARRLPLSDQAAEARGRAFREFARPALADALQGMVLAELSAHSRLSWEFSWSEPAAVRLAPAPDGTETDLAAAIDAAVADHPDTRPLRMLLPTPQGPAARETDAPR, encoded by the coding sequence ATGGGCGCGACCCTGCGCGCACTGCGCGCTCTCGTGCTGCTCGCCGGCTTCTATCTGCTCGGCGTGATCCTGCTCGCGGTGCTCGCCGGCGCCGACTACCTGCTCTACCTGCACGCTCCGTCCGGCGTCGCCGCCAAGCTGTACGTGGTCTCCGTACTGCTCGCGATCCCGCTGGTTCGCGGTCTGTTCATGCTGCGGACGCCGAAGGGCGAGGAACTGCCGGGGCTGCCGGTGACGGAGGCCGACGAGCCCGAACTGTGGCGGACCGTAAGGGAGTTGGCCGACAAGGTCGGCACCCGGGCCCCCTCCCGGATCGTGCTGACGGCCGACGTCAACGCCGCGGTCAGCGAGGACGCCCGGCTGCTGGGCCTGCTCCCCGGACCGCGCCGCCTCTACCTCGGCGTACCCCTGCTCCAGGGCCTGACCGAGGCGCAGCTGCGCGCGGTCCTCGCGCATGAGCTGGGCCACTACTCGAACTCCGACACCCGGCTCGCCGCCCTCACCGTGCGTGGCCGGGCCCAGGTGCTGCGCACCGTCCGGCACTTCGAGGAGCGGGCCGACAGGACCGCCGGACGCGAGCGGGCCCGGCAGGAGAAGAAGAACGCCAGGGCCGTGGCCAAGGGGAAGAAGACCCGGGAGATCGACACCGGGCACGCGGGCGTCACGTACCGCGCGATGGCGAAGATCTACATCGGCTACGCCAAGCTGTACATGCGCGCCACGCTCGCCGGTTCACGCCGCCAGGAGTACGCCGCCGACCTCGCGTCCGTCCGTGTCGCCGGCCGGGACGCCACCGCGTCGGCGCTGCGCGAGATCCCGGCGCTGGACGCGGCGTTCGGCTTCTACATGAACAGCTACGCCACGCTCGGCGCCGAGGCCCGGCTGATGCCGCCGCGCGGCGAGTTCATCGGCGGATACGGGCGGATGCTCTCCGCCCGCCAGCTCGAACTGGTCGGCCTGCGCACCGACCTGCCGACCGAGCCGGCCTCGCCGTACGACTCGCACCCGCCCATCGCCGACCGGGTCGAGCGGATCGAGGCACTGCCCGCCGACGGCCGCGCCGACGAGGCCAGGGGCGCGGCGCTCGGTCTGCTCGCCGACCCGGACCGGACCCTGGCGGCGCTGGAAGACGCGGTCCTCACCGAGGACGTGCTGCGGTTCCGGCGCACCGGCGACTGGCAGGAGTTGCTCGCCGGTTCGATGGTCGCGAACTTCGCCTCCCTCGACACCCCGCTGCACCGGGCACTCGCCATGTACACCAAGGACCACCCGACGCTCGCCGCGCTGCTCAAGGTGATCGACGACGGTCAGCTGTGGCAGTTGGCGCGGCGGCTGCCCCTGTCCGACCAGGCGGCCGAAGCGCGTGGCCGGGCTTTCCGTGAGTTCGCGCGGCCCGCGCTGGCCGACGCGCTGCAGGGCATGGTGCTGGCCGAGTTGAGCGCCCACTCGCGGCTGAGCTGGGAGTTCTCCTGGTCGGAACCGGCCGCGGTGCGGCTGGCGCCCGCGCCGGACGGCACGGAGACCGACCTCGCGGCCGCGATCGACGCGGCCGTCGCCGACCACCCCGACACGCGCCCGCTGCGCATGCTGCTGCCCACCCCCCAAGGCCCCGCCGCCCGAGAAACGGACGCACCGCGATGA
- the msrA gene encoding peptide-methionine (S)-S-oxide reductase MsrA produces the protein MTAQTQRAVLAGGCFWGMQDLIRRLPGVTATRVGYTGGDVPNATYRNHGTHAEAIEILFDPERTDFRAILEFFFQIHDPSTKNRQGNDIGLSYRSAIYYVDDEQKRIAEDTIADVDASGLWPGRVVTEVEPVGPFWEAEPEHQDYLQRYPDGYTCHFPRPGWRLPARTDS, from the coding sequence ATGACCGCGCAGACGCAGAGGGCCGTGCTGGCGGGCGGATGTTTCTGGGGTATGCAGGACTTGATCCGCCGACTCCCGGGAGTGACGGCGACCCGGGTCGGATACACCGGGGGCGACGTGCCGAACGCCACGTATCGAAACCACGGCACGCACGCGGAGGCCATTGAGATCCTGTTCGACCCCGAGCGGACCGACTTCCGCGCGATCCTGGAGTTCTTCTTCCAGATCCACGACCCGAGCACCAAGAACCGCCAGGGCAACGACATCGGCCTCAGCTACCGCTCGGCGATCTACTACGTGGACGACGAGCAGAAGCGGATCGCCGAGGACACGATCGCGGATGTGGACGCCTCCGGCCTGTGGCCGGGCAGGGTCGTCACCGAGGTGGAGCCGGTCGGCCCCTTCTGGGAGGCCGAGCCCGAACACCAGGACTACCTGCAGCGTTACCCGGACGGCTACACCTGCCACTTCCCCCGCCCGGGATGGCGGCTGCCCGCCCGCACGGACAGCTGA
- a CDS encoding MBL fold metallo-hydrolase, giving the protein MPLQKTRPGTVHRLRPDISVLADSLEVPGIGYIPVNAFVLLSAQPVVVDTGLGLPDRNFVETLNSVLDPKDVRWIWLTHPDRDHTGGLFDLLAAAPDARVVTTFVGAGILSCERPLPLDRCYLLNPGETMDIGDRTLTGFRPPLFDNPATVGFFDDLSGVCFSSDCFGAPLPTADLAQAVDVRDVAVDDLRNAQLLWATVDSPWVRTVDMDKYLATFQPLKDRKPDLVLSTHLPPAAGITGSLLDTLTTAPDAPPFTGPDQAGLERMLAEFEPEGGGHGP; this is encoded by the coding sequence ATGCCCCTGCAGAAGACCCGTCCGGGCACGGTCCACCGGCTGCGCCCGGACATCAGCGTTCTCGCCGACAGCCTGGAGGTGCCGGGGATCGGGTACATCCCGGTGAACGCGTTCGTCCTGCTGTCCGCCCAGCCGGTCGTGGTCGACACCGGCCTGGGCCTGCCCGACCGGAACTTCGTCGAGACGCTCAATTCGGTGCTGGATCCCAAGGACGTGCGCTGGATCTGGCTCACCCACCCCGACCGCGACCACACAGGTGGCCTCTTCGACCTGCTCGCGGCGGCGCCCGACGCACGGGTCGTGACGACCTTCGTCGGCGCGGGGATCCTCTCCTGCGAACGCCCGCTGCCCCTGGACCGCTGCTATCTCCTGAATCCCGGCGAGACGATGGACATCGGCGACCGCACCCTCACCGGCTTCCGCCCGCCGCTGTTCGACAACCCCGCCACCGTCGGCTTCTTCGACGACCTCTCCGGTGTCTGCTTCAGCTCCGACTGCTTCGGCGCGCCGCTTCCCACGGCCGACCTCGCCCAGGCCGTCGACGTCCGGGACGTCGCCGTCGACGATCTGCGCAACGCCCAACTCCTCTGGGCCACGGTGGACAGCCCCTGGGTGAGGACGGTCGACATGGACAAGTACCTCGCGACCTTCCAGCCGCTGAAGGACCGCAAGCCCGACCTCGTCCTGTCCACCCACCTGCCTCCGGCCGCGGGCATCACCGGTTCCCTCCTCGACACCCTCACCACGGCCCCGGACGCCCCGCCCTTCACGGGCCCGGACCAGGCGGGACTGGAACGGATGCTCGCGGAGTTCGAGCCGGAGGGCGGCGGACACGGCCCCTGA
- a CDS encoding NAD(P)-dependent alcohol dehydrogenase, which produces MTTTVAAYAAPAAKAPLERTTIERREVGEFDVLIDIKYAGICHSDIHQAREGWGEAIFPMVPGHEIAGVVEAVGSGVTKFAVGDKVGVGCMVDSCRECENCRAGLEQYCLKGNVGTYNAVGKDGEPTYGGYAEKIVVDEAFTLRIPDGIALDEAAPLLCAGITTYSPLKHWNAGPGKKVAVVGLGGLGHMGVKLAHALGAEVTVLSQSLRKREDGLKLGADHYYATSDEATFKELAGTFDLILSTVSAPLNLDAYLSLLKTDGAFVNVGAPEEPVALNLFSVIAGRKTLAGSGIGGIPETQEMLDFCAEHGLGAEIELIRADQINEAYERVLASDVRYRFVIDTSTI; this is translated from the coding sequence ATGACCACCACTGTTGCCGCCTACGCGGCACCCGCCGCCAAGGCTCCGCTGGAGCGCACCACGATCGAGCGTCGCGAGGTCGGTGAGTTCGACGTTCTGATCGACATCAAGTACGCCGGTATCTGCCACTCGGACATCCACCAGGCCCGTGAGGGCTGGGGCGAGGCGATCTTCCCGATGGTCCCCGGCCACGAGATCGCCGGTGTCGTCGAGGCCGTCGGCTCCGGCGTCACCAAGTTCGCCGTCGGCGACAAGGTCGGCGTCGGCTGCATGGTCGACTCCTGCCGCGAGTGCGAGAACTGCCGGGCGGGCCTGGAGCAGTACTGCCTCAAGGGCAACGTCGGCACGTACAACGCCGTCGGCAAGGACGGCGAGCCCACCTACGGCGGCTACGCGGAGAAGATCGTCGTCGACGAGGCCTTCACCCTGCGCATCCCCGACGGCATCGCCCTCGACGAGGCCGCGCCCCTGCTGTGCGCCGGCATCACCACGTACTCCCCGCTCAAGCACTGGAACGCCGGCCCCGGCAAGAAGGTCGCCGTCGTCGGTCTCGGCGGCCTCGGTCACATGGGGGTCAAGCTCGCGCACGCGCTCGGCGCCGAGGTGACCGTGCTCTCGCAGTCGCTGCGCAAGCGGGAGGACGGTTTGAAGCTGGGTGCCGACCACTACTACGCGACCAGCGACGAGGCGACGTTCAAGGAGCTGGCGGGCACCTTCGACCTGATCCTGTCGACGGTCTCGGCCCCCCTGAACCTCGACGCCTACCTCTCCCTGCTGAAGACCGACGGCGCCTTCGTGAACGTCGGCGCCCCCGAGGAGCCCGTCGCCCTCAACCTCTTCTCCGTCATCGCCGGCCGCAAGACCCTCGCGGGCTCCGGCATCGGCGGTATCCCGGAGACCCAGGAGATGCTGGACTTCTGCGCCGAGCACGGCCTCGGCGCCGAGATCGAGCTGATCCGCGCGGACCAGATCAACGAGGCGTACGAGCGGGTGCTGGCCAGCGATGTGCGCTACCGCTTCGTGATCGACACCTCGACGATCTGA
- a CDS encoding helix-turn-helix transcriptional regulator encodes MDEQPEAAQEPQAGLTGQTGQTAGALDRRAELSEFLRTRRARLQPEDVGLPTFGRHRRVPGLRREELAQLAGVSVAYYTRLEQGNGRNVSAEVLDSIARALRLNDAEHAHLTHLAKPKAHKKKRSARPQQVRGALRQLIDTLDGVPAYVTGRRSDILVWNRMAAAVFGDWSALPAQERNWARMVFLRPDYRDLYVDWDQKAADIVSYLRMDAGCHPDDPLLSALVGELSVKSEEFRRLWATHDVKEKSHGVKRMHHPLVGELTLSFETFHLPDDHEQTLITYHAEPGSPSADALRLLASWGTDATRASTATP; translated from the coding sequence ATGGACGAACAGCCCGAAGCCGCACAGGAGCCCCAGGCCGGTCTGACCGGTCAGACCGGTCAGACCGCCGGGGCGCTGGACCGGCGTGCCGAGCTCAGCGAGTTCCTGCGCACCCGGCGGGCCCGGCTGCAGCCGGAGGACGTGGGCCTGCCGACCTTCGGGCGGCACCGCCGCGTTCCCGGGCTGCGCCGGGAGGAGCTGGCGCAGCTCGCCGGGGTGTCGGTGGCGTACTACACGCGGCTGGAGCAGGGCAACGGGCGCAATGTGTCGGCGGAGGTGCTCGACTCCATCGCGCGTGCCCTCCGGCTGAACGACGCGGAGCACGCCCATCTCACGCATCTCGCGAAGCCCAAGGCGCACAAGAAGAAGCGGTCGGCCCGGCCGCAGCAGGTGCGGGGCGCCCTGCGGCAGCTGATCGACACTCTGGACGGCGTTCCCGCGTACGTCACGGGCCGGCGCTCGGACATCCTGGTGTGGAACCGGATGGCGGCGGCGGTGTTCGGGGACTGGTCGGCGCTGCCGGCGCAGGAACGGAACTGGGCGCGGATGGTGTTCCTGCGGCCCGACTACCGGGACCTGTACGTCGACTGGGACCAGAAGGCGGCCGACATCGTCAGCTATCTGCGGATGGACGCGGGCTGTCATCCGGACGATCCGCTGCTGTCGGCGCTGGTGGGCGAGCTGTCGGTGAAGAGCGAGGAGTTCCGGCGGCTGTGGGCGACGCACGACGTGAAGGAGAAGAGCCACGGGGTGAAGCGCATGCACCACCCCCTGGTCGGTGAACTCACCCTCTCCTTCGAGACGTTCCACCTTCCCGACGACCACGAGCAGACCCTGATCACCTACCACGCCGAACCGGGCTCCCCCTCCGCCGACGCCCTGCGTCTCCTGGCAAGCTGGGGCACGGACGCGACCCGCGCGTCGACGGCGACGCCGTAG